A genomic segment from Nitrospinaceae bacterium encodes:
- a CDS encoding NAD(+)/NADH kinase has protein sequence MADSFQKIALMTWPTALTQEVDLSSVVNWLRDKDFEIVLDKATAGQIGASCGLDQQKAIADADLIIVVGGDGSMLRTAHLLGKNAPPLLGINAGHLGFLADVPGSDAIPALEDILIKGNYVTETRMRLRPSAQKNGSNIPLTDVLNDVVLTSGPLARMVEFQISVDGKQVGIFRADGLIIATPTGSTAYSLSAGGPLLMPDLNVMLINPICPHTLSNRPLVVPAEASVEAMIFTDADDEDREILLTIDGQHGCNLGSSDYLHVSLSPDPIRLVRPSGSDFFEILRDKLLWETHPRGGKNGS, from the coding sequence GTGGCCGATTCATTTCAAAAAATTGCGCTTATGACATGGCCCACTGCGCTTACCCAGGAGGTGGATTTATCCTCTGTCGTAAACTGGCTCCGAGACAAGGATTTTGAAATCGTCCTGGACAAGGCAACCGCCGGGCAAATAGGTGCCTCCTGCGGCCTTGACCAGCAAAAGGCTATCGCGGACGCCGACTTGATTATCGTTGTAGGCGGAGACGGCTCGATGCTGAGAACCGCTCATCTCCTAGGCAAAAATGCGCCACCTCTTCTGGGCATCAATGCCGGCCACCTTGGTTTTCTAGCAGACGTTCCCGGCTCCGACGCCATTCCCGCGCTTGAAGACATTCTCATCAAAGGAAATTATGTGACCGAAACGAGAATGCGTCTTCGGCCTTCAGCCCAGAAAAATGGATCAAACATACCGTTGACGGACGTTCTGAACGATGTCGTTCTCACCTCCGGCCCTCTGGCGCGAATGGTGGAATTTCAAATCTCGGTGGACGGAAAGCAGGTTGGTATATTCCGAGCGGACGGTCTAATAATCGCCACCCCTACTGGCTCGACCGCCTATTCGCTCTCGGCGGGGGGGCCCCTTCTGATGCCGGATCTCAACGTCATGCTCATCAACCCCATTTGCCCGCACACGTTAAGCAACCGCCCGCTCGTCGTCCCGGCCGAGGCGAGCGTGGAGGCGATGATCTTCACCGACGCCGATGATGAGGACCGCGAAATACTTCTTACTATTGATGGACAACACGGTTGCAATCTTGGCTCTTCTGATTATCTTCACGTAAGCTTGAGTCCGGACCCTATTCGCCTGGTGCGCCCGTCGGGATCAGACTTCTTCGAGATTCTCCGGGACAAGCTCCTTTGGGAGACGCACCCGCGCGGCGGAAAAAACGGGTCATGA